In the Candidatus Reconcilbacillus cellulovorans genome, CAACTGCTACGACAACGCCTGCATCGAATCGTTTCACAGCGTACTCAAAAAGGAACTCGTTTATCTGGAAAAGTTCAAGACCCGTAAGGAAGCGCAAAGGAAGATCTTTGAATATATCGAGTTTTTCTACAATCGCAAACGCGTCCATTCGGCGATCGGGTATCTTACAGCCGTTCAATACGAACAAATGTACGATCGTGCTGTGTAATTTTCTCGATTCCGGCTGTCCAATCTATTGACAGAGGTCCAGTTCTTACAATACATTGAAGGTGACATAGGCAGCTTTATGCTTGACGGTTTGACCCTTCCTTCTCTAGTGGATGAGACGCTCCAAGCTGTATAATGTCAGGGGATTGTATAATCCGCTCTTAGGCGTTCACATTAGGTTTCTGAGTTACTTTCATACAGCCCCCTTCCCACTGCCTAGCCTTTCACTTAAGAGCCGCCTATGGAAGTTTAGGCTCGTTATACATGCGAGAATTTTTTTCTGAGAAAAGAGATAAACTTAACTTTATAGAAATTACATAGGGGAGAGAAGGTTTATGGCACAGCCTAAGAGATGGCTTGACGAGATAGTTGATGTTCTTCAAAGTTTGGGGGGAATAGGGCATCTTAGCGACATTTATAACGCTATTGAGTCAAGAGGGATAATGAACTTGCATGAGACTTGGCAAGCTTCTGTTAGGAGGACAATCGAATCTCATTCGAGCGATTGTGACGCTTTTTATGGTAAAGAGGATTTATTTTATTCCGTGTTTGGCAAGGGAAAAGGTGTTTGGGGGCTTAGAAATTACGTTCCATCATATGTAACTACAGAAATTAAGAAAAGTATTAGCAAGGTCGAAGAAAGGGAAGTTGAATATTTTTTAGAGAACGATTCCGAGGAGGCATTTGAAATATTTCTTGATAGATTTAATTCAGAAGGCAGTCTTATAGTAAAAGAAGGACTTATTAAGATCAGAAAGGCAAGCAAGAAAATCATTGATATGCTAAAAAGTCTGTATGAAAACAAATGCCAATTGTGTAGAGAAGACTTTTTCTCACAACATGGCGTTTCGATTGTTGAAGCACACCATATTGAATACTTTTCTAAAACACAGAACCATCATCCAAGTAACATTTTAATTTTATGCCCGAATCATCATAGATTAGTGCACTTGCTTAATGCGACTTTTGATAGAGAACAAAAACAAGTTATATATTCAAATGGTATAAAAGAAAACCTTATGATAAATAAGCATTTGTAATTTGACTGAAAAGAGGGGTTAGATACCCCTCTTTATGATGGTACGCCAATACATCTCACCAATCTTAGTTTTCTTTCCTCACCAACAGTGAGCAACATTCCACATGCGCCGTCTGCGGAAACATATCGACCGGCTGCACTTCGACCGCGCGATACCCGCCGTCCGCCAGCCGCCGCAAAT is a window encoding:
- a CDS encoding integrase; its protein translation is NCYDNACIESFHSVLKKELVYLEKFKTRKEAQRKIFEYIEFFYNRKRVHSAIGYLTAVQYEQMYDRAV